In Mercurialis annua linkage group LG5, ddMerAnnu1.2, whole genome shotgun sequence, a single genomic region encodes these proteins:
- the LOC126681870 gene encoding uncharacterized protein LOC126681870 — MSPYRIVYGKACHLPIELDHRAYWVIKKLNFDLKAAGEKRLLQLNELDEFRFSAYVNAKLYKEKIKRWHDAHISPKTFEVGAFVFLYNSRLRLFSEIRIEKCQAWKTKRQIFATEVFPKGLLDREAQFSGASRLRSFIKMPHQHLIFSRLLKYFTWGDEVASS, encoded by the exons ATGTCTCCCTATCGCATTGTATATGGGAAGGCGTGTCATTTGCCAATTGAGTTAGATCACCGGGCCTATTGGGTAATCAAGAAATTGAATTTTGATCTTAAGGCGGCGGGAGAGAAGCGCTTGTTACAATTGAATGAATTGGATGAATTCCGATTCTCGGCATATGTGAATGCCAAGCTTTATAAAGAGAAGATCAAGCGGTGGCATGATGCCCACATCTCTCCCAAGACCTTTGAAGTAGGAGCATTTGTTTTTCTCTACAATTCAAGATTGAGGTTATTTTCGG AGATCAGGATAGAGAAGTGTCAAGCTTGGAAAACTAAGCGGCAAATTTTTGCAA CAGAAGTTTTCCCAAAgggccttctcgatcgagaagcacaatTCTCAGGTGCTTCTCGATTGAGAAGCTTCATTAAAATGCCACATCAGCATTTGATTTTCTCAAGACTCTTAAAGTACTTCACATGGGGTGATGAGGTGGCGTCATCTTAA